The segment ATGTTGCTTCTATTCCATTGGAATGGCTTCTCATGAGCAAGCACTTCATACAATAGTTAAGAGTGAGTGCATCATCTTAGCATACCAGCAATCATGGCAGTACTTTGGAGAGCCCTGACCTTAAAGCCACAGCAGGATTATTGGAGTGTCTGGCACTGATAATGATTGATCAATGACTGCTATGAAAATTCTGTGGAAATAGAGCTGATGCAATAGTAGGACTATTGGacatagttaaaaaaggcgcgcctaGGCTCTATGCAATAGCAAAATGTTTAGCACATAATTGTGCTTAAGCGTACACTTTGGTTAGAAAAGCGTAAGGCGGTGGCGAAATGCACAATTAACACCTAActttcttttttactttgctaTTGGATGCTCTGACCCCCaatgtttttttttttttttgaggaaaaggGCAGAAGCTCTGCCAATAGTGTTTAACTGGTAATGGACGCATAGAGAAACAATCGATCTATATATGTAAATACATAGAGAAGAATGTGTTCTACATGAGTACTGTCCTCATGCAGAACAAAATGGGTAGTACTCTGTAAACTAACACTGTCACCTTCAGTTCTACAAATGTGGCAATAAATCTGAAAGGAACAAAACATACTCTAGGAAGCTATTGTTTTGCCTGTATAAAGTATCAATGTGTATTGAAAGTTGCAAAGTTGATATTCTGACCTTTCCCAAAACTTGGAATAGAAGTTTGAGCCATTTCATCTTCAGTTGGCAAAATGGGTGAAAGATATGGTTGTTTTTTGTTCTCTCTTTCTTCTGAAGTATTGGGAGATTCACTTTTAGGTAACTCATAGGTTTTATCCATCCCGTCCTGGATATCAGCAGTACATGAATGAGTGACAAACAGATAGGAGTTACTCTGTTACATGAGTATAGACAAAACAAATTTACTATGGCTGTGAAATGATTCAAAGATGTGGAAAGCCTACCAATGGCTCAGACCCTGGATCAGAAGCAAAGGAACTTGATCTTGACCTGTTCACACTTTTTGGATACTTGGGGCTGTATGTGTCATCATGTAGCACTTTGCTTCTATTGTGGTAGCCATTTACATTAGTTGCAAAAGTAGGACTTGCAAACTCATCTCCCATGTCTCTGAATCTGGCTGCCAATGGACTGGCAAACTTCTCTCCCAGTTTACCATTTATCTGGGGGCTTGCCTCATTGTCCCATGGGTACTTTTTCGCTTCAGGTGATGGACTAGCAGCACCAGATGGTTTGCCATTTATCTGGGGACTTGCCTCATTGTCCCATGGGTACTTTTTCGCTTCAGGTGATGGACTAGCAGCACCAGATGGTTTTCCATTTATCTGGGGACTTGCCTCATTGTCCCACGGGTACATTTTTGGTTCAGGTGATGGACTAGCAGCGCCAGATGGTTTACCATTTATCTGGGGACTTGCCTCGTTGCCCCATGGGTACATTTTCGGTTCAGGTGATGGACTAGCAGCGCCAGATGGTGGCAAGCTAAATGTATTTCCCGCTGGTTTATGTGCCTGAGGGCTTCGGTCTGAAGCTTTGCTCAAATTAGAATTCTCCTTCCGGTGCAGCAATGAAGAATAATTTTCCTTGCTCTTTGATGAAATATTCTGCGAAGAGAGCTTATCTTCACCCTCATTCAGTGTCGTGGGCAGCAACTTCTCTGACAAATGCGTCTTCTGAAGCCCAACTTTAGCCCCATTCAGCCGTCTCTCCCTTGTAGGGCTTCTAGAACGGCTCTCAGCAGTTTTTCCAGTTCGGGACAACGAAGAAAAGGAGGTGGTTTTCTCTCCCTTATTCTCCGATGCTGCATTTCTAGAAGATTGCTGTCCTTCCCTAGCATCCTGTGTGATCTTATCAGAAATCTTGTCAGAACAATGGACCTTCTTAAGCTCTAATTTAGCCTTCCTATTTGAGCTTCTAAGATTTCTCAAGCAGCGAGAGTTACCATTTGCAGATTTCCCCACGGTTTTGGGTGTGCATTTCTCATCAAAAACAAACACACTGTCCAGTGTTTTCTGCTTGGGTGCAGAACGTGAAGTAGACAATGGTTTCTTTGCACTCTGGCTCTTATCCTGCTTCTTGGAGGCTGCTGGTGCTTTCGTGCGACCCAAGGTGCGAGTAACGGGCCTCACTTCAACTACTTGTGGAGTATCAGAATCTGACTCAATTGGATCAGAGGATGGTTTGCTCTTTGCATAGGTAGCTGTTTGACAGTTGAGAAGATCAGGTGTCTTGATAATATCAGGAAAACGTGACGTGTAAACCTTCTTGATCCCTGAAGATGGTCCATTGGCGGTTAGACTTTTAGGTTGGTCCGGTCTCTCAATGTCTTCAGGGTTTGGTGAAGCAACAGCCTGCTTGGTTTGTGATGTGCCAAGGATCCCCCACAGCTTCATCCTGAGCACTTCGCTGTTGGGTTTGGTCTTATCTGCAGATTCCACTCGGCGCTTTCCTTGTGAATTCACGACAGATGTCTTCTGCAGTTGGTCAAGCTGGCTGCCTTGTTCTTTTCTTGTTCCAAAGGAAAAGGTTCCGGTTTGCTCACGTGCATGGTCATCAGGTTGTGACAGAGAAACCTTAACATGGGCGGCTTCAGGTGCCTCTGTAGCAGATCCTCCATGGTTTGCAGCTTCTTGTGAGACCCGGAGTGAAGCATTATTCGCTTTCGGAGGTCTCGATCTTCCATCAGTTCTCTGAGACAGGTTCCTCTCGAATGCAggggcagcagcagcagcagcagcaacatcTCTGCTTCTTGATACAGAATCTGACCTTGGATGAGGTATGCCAATTGATACCTTAGGAAATTTACCAGATGGATACTGGTTGCTGGCCAAACTCCAGTGATCACTTGATGTAGCCTAGAAACATCATAAAGCATGAGTTGTTAAAATAGCACTAGTGTGAAAGAACAGCTAAACCTGAAACAGGAAGCACATCCTACAATTTAGCACAGGAAGGAAGTTGCTACTCACTTTCTGGATATTCGGCAGCTTGATCTCCGTCATTGCAGCTTCTGGGATAATAGTAGACCAAATTACCTAGAGTTGAAGCTGGTAAACAGGAGAACAAGAACATTAGGTAAAGCTCCACCAATGTTAAAGCATCTTTTATTTAGGATCAAATTAAGCTCCACAGAGATGTATAAATACAATATATACGAGACTATAAACCATGCCTGAGACTAAGACCAGATTCAGAAATGAACAGTAACACAGAAGACAGAATTATGCAAGATACTCTTGTCAAGTGTAACTAATGCCAGGTCTGAATTGGTATATATGCAGCAGTAATTAAAATGAGTCAAATGGAACAGGCTGCTAGCTAGCTGAGAGTAAGAGCATACCAACCAGATCAGACTTAGCCTAGTCTGAGAAATACTAGTAGCTAGGACTAGCCCCTTGTAAGCATATTTGAATTAATGAAAGATTAGAAGTAGCAGGTGCAATGCAACTGTATCATATACATTGGGCTAAACGTGGTCTCAGCATTCAGAGGTCGTCTTCCACAAGCAATGCATACAGCTTAGGTCGTCAGATAACTTATAACTCGGGAAATGCTGGGACAAAGCAATACTAGTGACACATTTGCAAGACTTGCAGCAGCTGACCTAGCCTAACCGCGTGTACGGAAGCATTCCAGCAAAGAGATCCATGGAAGATCAGGCGTTTGATTGACGGCAACCAGCCGAATGGAACCGAGCAAACCACGGCCAAATCAGACGACGCGAGCAAAACAAATTCGCAACGACAAGCAAGCGTATGACGCGATCGAGGTGAAATTACAGCATGTAGATCAGGAAATCAACGGCTGCGGGCGCCTGATCCCAACCCCTAAATAAACCCTAACGAAACCTTGCGCGCGGGAGACCAAGGTGCGCGAACCGGGCCAATCCAGCCCACGGGGGAGTCTGAAATCGGTACCTGAGGCCTGAGAGTCCCTGGTGGCGACGTCCGGTCCGCGCGCGGCGACCGGGGACGGCGGTGCGCGGTGGGCTCGTGCGGCGCTCggcggggaggggggggggtccAATTGAGGACGGAGGAGAGAATTCAAAATCGAGGTCGCAGTCGCAGTGAAGGAGAGGAGAGAAGAAGGCAGGGGACGACCGATCCCATTTCTTGGATAGCCCGCATCACATCAGTGCAGTGGTTCGACTTGTATCCTCCACACACTCCTGGCCCATGGGCCCGACGGGCAGTGAGCCCCACACTTACTTACAAGGCCCACTCCAATTGCAGCCCGTGTACCGGAAGTCTTTGGAGCATTTCTTGTAGCAGAGATTGACATCACCAAGAAGGTGTTTTCAAGGGATTTCATCGTAATCCTTAGTTATAGAAGTTACTTTGCATTTTCTTGGATCTTTAATCCAAGTCAGCATACCTGTAATTGTTATGAGTATATGAGTAAAATTACACACGTTTCTAAAAAAAATCTAATGGTCTGTCAGCTCTAAACCCCTTCCAGTCCAGGGTAGCAGTGATGACAGCATCCGGATTGCCTCTTGGTTTTTCCAAGTAGCAGATTCTGCAGGTAAACTAGACCAATGGGTGAGCGCTTGTAATAAGGATCCATTGCGTTTCTTGATCAGCCTTCTCTCTGTtgggaacatagcagaaatttaaaattttcctacatgtcaccaagatctatctatgaagagactagcaacgaggggaaggagagtgcatctacatacccttgtagaccgctaagcggaagcgttcaagtgaaccgGTTTGATGCAGTCGTCCTCGTCGTGATTCAGATCACCGATgatccaagtgccgaacggacggcacctccgcgttcaacacacgtacagcccggtgacgtctcccatgccttgatccagcaaggagagagggagaggttgaggaagactccatccagcagcagcacaacggcgtggtggtggtggaggagcgtggcaatcctgcagggcttcgccaagcaccacgggagaggagaagaacttgggagaggagagggctgcaccaaaggccaaaggtgtgtctcaagaggccctcctaccctcactatatatagggagcccaagggggggtgcgccagccctaggagatccaatctcctagggggcggcagcCAGGGAAGGAGTCcttcccccccaaggcacctaggaggtgtcttccctccttgggactcttccttagggttcccctttcaccctaggcgcatgggccataagggaagtggcgccccagcccactttgggctggatcccttcccacttcagcccatgggaccctccgggataggtggccccacccggtgggcccccgggacccttccggtggtcccggtacaataccgatgaccccgaaacttgtcccgatggccgaaacaggactttctatatataaatctttacctccggaccatt is part of the Triticum urartu cultivar G1812 unplaced genomic scaffold, Tu2.1 TuUngrouped_contig_4261, whole genome shotgun sequence genome and harbors:
- the LOC125527576 gene encoding meiosis-specific protein PAIR3-like; translation: MTEIKLPNIQKATSSDHWSLASNQYPSGKFPKVSIGIPHPRSDSVSRSRDVAAAAAAAPAFERNLSQRTDGRSRPPKANNASLRVSQEAANHGGSATEAPEAAHVKVSLSQPDDHAREQTGTFSFGTRKEQGSQLDQLQKTSVVNSQGKRRVESADKTKPNSEVLRMKLWGILGTSQTKQAVASPNPEDIERPDQPKSLTANGPSSGIKKVYTSRFPDIIKTPDLLNCQTATYAKSKPSSDPIESDSDTPQVVEVRPVTRTLGRTKAPAASKKQDKSQSAKKPLSTSRSAPKQKTLDSVFVFDEKCTPKTVGKSANGNSRCLRNLRSSNRKAKLELKKVHCSDKISDKITQDAREGQQSSRNAASENKGEKTTSFSSLSRTGKTAESRSRSPTRERRLNGAKVGLQKTHLSEKLLPTTLNEGEDKLSSQNISSKSKENYSSLLHRKENSNLSKASDRSPQAHKPAGNTFSLPPSGAASPSPEPKMYPWGNEASPQINGKPSGAASPSPEPKMYPWDNEASPQINGKPSGAASPSPEAKKYPWDNEASPQINGKPSGAASPSPEAKKYPWDNEASPQINGKLGEKFASPLAARFRDMGDEFASPTFATNVNGYHNRSKVLHDDTYSPKYPKSVNRSRSSSFASDPGSEPLDGMDKTYELPKSESPNTSEERENKKQPYLSPILPTEDEMAQTSIPSFGKGYKTRKWLSDVDSPDKSPTENLDKKSHLKEGKRGKRRLPSPVPFATSGTQETMMSDKEPVQCPDDYLNRAFDELLLVLGRFQTKIKSETRNRSSEILAGTGEIIRQHLEGVEVQMQDDVDKLVNAGKSKRKRLNSTFEEQQEQLRILHEKFKEEVNQQLLGCKNSLEEFEAYHAELKAVAEKQKASHKKLLQHAESRVGSQLNDAEIKIAKVQKRARKKMNGLKHVLKELIMDTAD